In Candidatus Dependentiae bacterium, the sequence GCCGCAGGTCCAATATCAATAATAAAATCTGAAGCAAGCATGGTATCAATGTCATGCTCAACTACGACTACCGTATTTCCCAAATCACGTAATTTTTTGAGCGTTAAAATAAGTCTGTCATTATCTCGTTGATGCAAACCAATACTTGGTTCATCCAAAATATATAAAACCCCAGTTAGAGCAGAACCAATTTGTGTCGCAAGACGAATACGTTGTCCCTCTCCACCAGAAAGCGTTCTTACAGGACGAGCAAGAGTTAAATATGCAAGACCAACATCAATCAAAAAATTAAGGCGTTGAACAATTTCACGCACTAACGGCGCAGAAATTAACTCTTGATCCGCAGGAAGCGAAAGAAGCTGCATAAAAGAAACCAAATCATCCAGCGCCAATGAACAAACTTCAAAAATATTTTTATCACAAATTTTTACACCCAATGCTTCAGGCTTAAGTCGCGCGCCATGACAAGAATAACATTCCTGTAAAGCACTTTCTCCATCAGGATCGTTGAGTAATGTTTGATATTCAAATCCGATTCCATTACAAAATCGGCACGCTCCCAATGGTGAGTTGAATGAAAACAATCGAGGCTCAAGCTCTGGTCCAGATTTTGCACATTTCAAACATGCGTGCAATGAAGAAAAAAGTTGGTATCCATCTTTTTCCGTTACTTTTTCTGGATCAATAACAGCACAAATGCCAGACGACATTTTTATCGCTTTTTCTACAGCTTCAGACAATCGAACATGATCCTCTGACCCAATTTCAAGTCGATCAACAAGAGTAAAAACGGTGTGCTTATTATTTTTTTTAAGATCAATTTTTAAGATATCTTGTTCAGAGTCAATGCGATGCAAAACACCATCAACAATAAATCTGAAAAATCCTTTTTTAAATGCTATCGCTATTTCTGTTTTAAACTCACCTTTTTTATCAATACCCAGAGGACTTGCGATGATAACATCTTTTTGCTGATAGTTTACCAAGACCATTTGCATGATGCTCTCAGGAGATGACGATTGAATTGGTTGTTTACACAACGCACAATGCGCAACGCCAATTCGAGCAAAAAGAACTCGTAAATAATCATAAATTTCTGTAATCGTTCCAACGGTAGAACGAGGATTGAATCCAACCGTTTTTTGGTCAATTGCAATAGCAGGGCAAAGACCATCAATCTTATCTACATCAGGTCGCTTAGAGACTCCCAAAAATTGCCGGGCATAAGAGGAAAGAGATTCAACATATCTACGCTTTCCCTCTGCGTACAAAGTGTCTAAGGCCAATGAACTTTTGCCAGAACCCGAAGGACCAGTGATCACCGTTAATGTGTTTTTTGGAATTTCAACAGTAATTGATTTCAAATTATGTTCACGCGCGCCAATAACGGTAATGCAATCTTTTTTCATACACAGCCTCTCCGGAACTTTAAAGTCATCCGGACAACAGTATCACAAAAATAATTTTTTTTTAGTCTTAAAAGCACTCTCATCAAAAAAAGCTAAAACACACCCAAAATACCAACCGTGAATTCTTGTTCTTTCAAGCATCGTCGACCAGCAAAAACAGAACTGCTACCTGCAAAAAATTTAATTGAATCATTATAGCGATAATTCAAACGAGCCAGAGCTGCATGACTAATACTCAGTGTGTCTTTGGTAATTAAATCACGTGCATATCCATAATCCCCATTTGGAGCGCCAATTACATCATTCGATTTAAAATTAAAACGATACATAATATCTAATGACAAATCCTTAGAAAATAAATTATTAAAGCAATTACCAACCTGCATGCCAAACTCTGGACCATATCGCATACGCGTTGAAACATATCCATCTGACAATTCTGTAGCTGTTGAATCCGGCTGATAAACGTTTGAATAATTTCTAAATCTTATTGCTCGAGAAGCAAGTGGAACCGTTAAATAGACATCTGCATCTGTACCCGAAATCATAGGACCTTCACCCTCACTCACTTTTCGATCAATAAAGCGTGGAACTCGACGCATCACAAGTGATTCAAACGAATAATTTGCATGTGTATAAAAATGAAAATTAAATAAATCTGAATACGGAACAACAAATCCAAGCGAAGCTCCAACTGTGGGACCTCGATACGGCTTTCCTGCAAATGCTTGAATTATTTTTTTAGAATTAAATTGCTGCTGAGCACCTAAAATCACATACATGGAAAACGCTCCCAATCGACGATTTTCGTAACTCAAAGGAAAATTAATAAAAAACTTTGAATCTCCAATAGTAAAAGTTTCATCATTTCGATCTTGAGCAAAATTTTTAAGTAACATCAATCGATCAAAAATTGATTGCAAGCCATTTGGATACTCAAGCGGAAAATCTGATGTTGCAGTATTATATCTATTTGTTTGCTTATCACTGGCGACTAAACTTGCTTCAGATGGTGAAAAAACAGAAACCATCTCCAAGTCCTGCCTCACGCGACAAAGATTAAACTCAAACCCCAAATAAAACATTTCATTCCAACAAGCACTTGCATAATTAAACAAAAAAGATTGCTTATTAGTTTTTGTTTTAAACTCAAAATCCCTTCCTGCTAGATATCGCAAGAAATGGCGTTGAGTAGATCTTGCTGCAACATCTTTAGTAACCTCTGCAGGCTGTAACCCAAAAACATTAACAGGAATAAGACCGTCATATACTATTTCATTTTGCTCCATCAAAGCCGACAGCGCACAAAAGTCCCTTAACGATAGAGGATTTTTTTTGAGCCAATAACCTGCACTGTCAGAAACTTCTCCAACATTAGAATACGCTTCAGATGCCTGCACATGCGAAAACCCAGAAAAAATTTCTGTAGCATTTTTAAAAACTTTACCACTAAAATTCCACCCTGGATCAACAACATGCTGCATCAACAAACGATCTTCAGAATCAGAAAAAGCATATCGATCTTTAAATCTAGATGGAGCATTATACGAAACTAAAGATTCATGCGCGCCACACATTCCTATAAAAAAAGCTATCACATTCAATACAAGTAAGTGACGATCCATTCTTAAGCCCACACACTAATTACCCAACACCTTTAATCGAACGGTACAAAGATATACTCAGAAATGTCTGTCTATACAAGAAATTAGCTTGTTGTACGAAGCCCTCCTGGTGTTATATTAAACTGAGAAGTACCAAAAACACCACTGACAACGCCTGTTGTAGGATCCTCTGCTCGAATAATATCTCCAAAATTCAAAGAAACCCTTGTCCCTGATGGAAACTCCAAATAATAGTTGCCATCGGGCAGATAGTAATCGATTGCTCTTCTCAGAAGAGATGTATATTTAGATAAATTTCGCACAATTTGATATCCAGAACTTTCTGACGTTGCAAAAAACGCTCGCTGCAATACCGCTTGAAATAACGTACGACCGCCTGAAACAGACCCATCTACCGCTCGAACAAGTCCACCTCCATAAATCTCTCCAGCCTGATTATCCCACTTCATTGGCAATATTAAATTATCTAAGCCAGCTGGAGCATAATAATTTTGACCAAACACAAGTGCTCCTCCCTCTGAAATATCAAGAACGGCCTGTGACTTAAAATAAAACTCATTAATAAATCCACGCGTTGATTCGTTATAATTCAATCCAAGCTCGACAACTCCGCGATCCCCAATTTTTAATGTACCTTTAT encodes:
- the uvrA gene encoding excinuclease ABC subunit A; its protein translation is MCMKKDCITVIGAREHNLKSITVEIPKNTLTVITGPSGSGKSSLALDTLYAEGKRRYVESLSSYARQFLGVSKRPDVDKIDGLCPAIAIDQKTVGFNPRSTVGTITEIYDYLRVLFARIGVAHCALCKQPIQSSSPESIMQMVLVNYQQKDVIIASPLGIDKKGEFKTEIAIAFKKGFFRFIVDGVLHRIDSEQDILKIDLKKNNKHTVFTLVDRLEIGSEDHVRLSEAVEKAIKMSSGICAVIDPEKVTEKDGYQLFSSLHACLKCAKSGPELEPRLFSFNSPLGACRFCNGIGFEYQTLLNDPDGESALQECYSCHGARLKPEALGVKICDKNIFEVCSLALDDLVSFMQLLSLPADQELISAPLVREIVQRLNFLIDVGLAYLTLARPVRTLSGGEGQRIRLATQIGSALTGVLYILDEPSIGLHQRDNDRLILTLKKLRDLGNTVVVVEHDIDTMLASDFIIDIGPAAGILGGRVTAVGSPAQLTKNPNSLTGKFLSGERAILVPKKRRTFQNHLSITQVTTNNLKKIDFRIPLGVFCAVSGVSGSGKSSLVMQTLAPALRHYFSSGYYGTVGFDDLEGIEHIRSVVLVDQTPIGRTPRSNPSTYLGFFDEIRALFAGLPESNARGYGPGRFSFNVPEGRCFDCGGDGNIKISMHFLEDVVIQCKGCRGKRFNPQTLEILYKGKNIADILEMSVLEARDFFDSFKGIVKRLDLLCDVGLDYIKLGQPSTTLSGGEAQRIKLVNELAKRGANTLYILDEPTTGLHSSDVEKLLVVLNRLVDRGNTVLVIEHNIDVLKCADWIIDIGPEGGKMGGFIVAQGTPEVVAKSAQGYTYKYLAQALNQ